Proteins co-encoded in one Acidobacteriota bacterium genomic window:
- a CDS encoding ATP-binding protein yields the protein MARRLAAAGIPQRYSACTLEKFNVNRGEAKASLLKARSLCQQYCDAFFTVDGVMRESGLLFVGPPGAGKTHLSVAVLRHLIQRYRLRGRFVDFTSLIHQIQSSFDPGSPDSKRQILDPVIGAELLVLDELGAQKPTPWVMDTLYLIINTRYTERRPTLFTTNYRLQEVAAAEPRKNPGGEFGYRSAGASDRPSGREPAVASLSARLTPMLVSRLFEMAQPVEMLAVEDFRREVKLHQHRLAP from the coding sequence GTGGCGCGTCGCCTCGCCGCCGCGGGCATTCCCCAGCGCTACTCCGCCTGTACCCTCGAAAAATTCAACGTCAACCGCGGAGAGGCGAAGGCATCTCTGCTCAAGGCGCGTTCCCTGTGCCAGCAGTACTGCGATGCCTTCTTCACCGTCGATGGCGTCATGCGGGAGTCCGGCCTGCTGTTCGTCGGGCCCCCGGGGGCCGGCAAGACGCACCTTTCGGTGGCGGTCCTGCGTCACTTGATCCAGCGCTATCGCCTGCGCGGCCGCTTCGTCGACTTCACCTCGCTGATCCACCAGATCCAGTCGAGCTTCGATCCCGGCTCGCCGGACTCGAAGCGCCAGATCCTCGATCCGGTGATCGGCGCCGAGCTCCTGGTGCTCGATGAGCTCGGCGCCCAGAAGCCGACCCCGTGGGTGATGGACACCCTCTACCTGATCATCAACACGCGCTACACGGAGCGGCGGCCGACCCTCTTCACCACCAACTACCGGCTGCAGGAGGTCGCTGCGGCAGAGCCCCGCAAGAACCCCGGCGGGGAGTTCGGCTATCGATCCGCCGGTGCCTCCGACCGTCCCTCGGGACGCGAGCCTGCGGTGGCCTCCCTGTCCGCCCGCTTGACGCCGATGTTGGTCAGCCGTCTGTTCGAGATGGCGC